In a genomic window of Aeromicrobium panaciterrae:
- a CDS encoding MlaD family protein, with protein MTLLRRYTWEIAGLVAFTIVALIMTMTVANTLARRDPGDTTHYSAMFTDASGIRVGDDVRIAGVRVGRVEGRELDGGLARIDFVVASDQPIRTDTVSRISYLNLLGQRYLALEAGSKTGKRLPAGSTLGVENTRPALDLTELFNAFKPMFEALDPKDVNLIATEVVQTLQGEGPRLSHLMEQTSQLTAHLADRDEVISRVISNVTTVMQATSEHREELRSVIGGLDGLVGDLADDSGDIDSAVVALDRMTGSLGGLLDESSGPLSAALARFAELGKTIVETNDLLSTTLKDTPRLLEGFNRALSHGSWLNTYVCTLDFGASSIKTPDFPGLGHSRPCR; from the coding sequence ATGACCCTTCTGCGCCGATACACCTGGGAGATCGCCGGACTGGTGGCGTTCACCATCGTCGCCCTGATCATGACGATGACCGTCGCCAACACTCTTGCCCGTCGAGATCCTGGCGACACCACCCACTACTCCGCGATGTTCACCGATGCCTCGGGCATTCGTGTCGGAGATGACGTACGCATTGCAGGCGTCCGAGTCGGCCGAGTCGAGGGACGAGAGCTTGACGGCGGTCTGGCACGGATCGACTTCGTCGTGGCTTCCGATCAACCGATACGCACTGACACGGTGTCCCGCATCTCCTACCTGAACCTTCTGGGCCAGCGTTACCTGGCGCTCGAGGCCGGCTCCAAAACCGGAAAACGGCTGCCGGCGGGTTCGACGCTCGGTGTCGAGAACACCCGACCTGCGCTCGACCTGACCGAACTGTTCAACGCGTTCAAACCGATGTTTGAGGCTCTCGATCCCAAGGACGTCAACCTCATCGCAACCGAGGTCGTACAGACCTTGCAGGGTGAAGGCCCGCGACTCTCCCACTTGATGGAACAGACGTCGCAGCTCACGGCACATCTGGCCGACCGGGACGAGGTCATCTCGCGCGTCATCTCCAACGTCACGACCGTGATGCAGGCGACCTCGGAACACCGTGAAGAGCTGCGCTCGGTCATCGGCGGGCTGGACGGGTTGGTCGGCGATTTGGCTGACGATTCTGGTGACATCGATTCCGCCGTTGTGGCTCTCGACCGTATGACTGGGTCGCTCGGCGGCTTGCTCGACGAGTCGTCGGGACCGTTGAGCGCGGCACTCGCCCGGTTCGCCGAGCTGGGCAAGACGATCGTCGAGACCAACGACCTGCTCTCGACCACGCTCAAGGACACGCCGCGCCTGCTTGAGGGCTTCAACCGCGCGCTGAGCCACGGGTCATGGCTCAACACCTACGTCTGCACCCTGGACTTCGGTGCCTCATCTATCAAGACCCCTGACTTCCCCGGGCTTGGACATTCGAGGCCCTGCCGATGA
- a CDS encoding MCE family protein encodes MNTEPTRLQRLVIGTIGLVATVALGLWLTLSYFGVWTSDTKVSVEVERLGDAIGPGAKVRYHGIIVGRVLRLSEHGDGYRLQLLVNEGHSESIPSDATARILPSTVFGSEYVELLADKDATGSAHLASGDVLAADSTEATLGLMKSFDEAERLISAVDAEDINRITGKLAPALAGKGDDIKDFLERTDRVVTDFNRDLPTTWETLTLATKALGTIADIEPDLTSAMDHSRTTTDTIVDQDKKIGSVINGSAKVVARADTLLSGVQDILLPFVQRLERLTDLAADNAPSVQQILANFAKTGTNGAAGVDDNAIQMIGTIGLDIPHAYTADDCTRYGPTLIATNCGNPVPAEASSTATTDSTGIGGLAAKITDLLEQAEAAANGDKPVGGSVATLPATPSDAEEPEGLLAFLRDLGLLMGRTTP; translated from the coding sequence ATGAACACTGAACCCACTCGCTTGCAACGCCTGGTGATCGGCACCATCGGCCTGGTCGCGACCGTGGCCCTCGGCCTCTGGCTCACACTGTCCTACTTCGGCGTCTGGACCAGCGACACGAAGGTCTCGGTCGAAGTCGAGCGCCTCGGCGACGCCATTGGGCCCGGAGCCAAGGTCCGCTATCACGGCATCATCGTCGGGCGCGTGCTGCGACTGTCCGAGCACGGCGACGGCTATCGCCTGCAGTTGCTGGTGAATGAAGGCCATTCGGAGTCGATCCCTTCGGACGCCACGGCCCGAATCCTCCCGAGCACTGTCTTCGGATCGGAGTATGTCGAGCTGTTGGCTGATAAGGATGCGACCGGCAGCGCCCATCTCGCGTCAGGCGACGTACTCGCCGCTGACAGCACCGAAGCAACTCTGGGCCTGATGAAATCATTCGATGAAGCCGAGCGGCTGATCTCAGCCGTGGATGCCGAAGACATCAACCGCATCACCGGCAAGCTTGCGCCCGCTCTCGCCGGCAAGGGCGACGACATCAAGGACTTCCTGGAGCGCACCGACCGTGTCGTCACCGACTTCAACCGGGACCTCCCCACCACGTGGGAGACCTTGACGCTCGCCACGAAGGCGCTGGGAACGATCGCCGACATCGAGCCTGACCTCACGTCGGCAATGGACCATTCGCGTACGACCACCGACACGATCGTCGATCAGGACAAGAAGATTGGCTCGGTCATCAACGGGTCAGCGAAGGTTGTTGCCCGCGCCGACACCCTGCTCAGCGGTGTCCAGGACATCCTGCTGCCCTTCGTCCAGCGTCTCGAGCGACTGACCGACCTCGCCGCCGACAACGCACCGTCTGTCCAGCAGATTCTGGCCAATTTCGCGAAGACTGGAACGAATGGCGCTGCCGGCGTGGACGACAACGCCATCCAGATGATCGGCACGATCGGGCTCGACATTCCACATGCCTATACGGCGGACGATTGCACCCGCTACGGCCCGACCCTGATCGCAACGAACTGCGGCAATCCCGTTCCAGCTGAAGCTTCGTCTACGGCAACGACAGACAGTACGGGCATCGGCGGACTCGCAGCGAAGATCACGGACCTGCTCGAGCAGGCGGAAGCTGCGGCCAACGGTGACAAACCGGTCGGCGGCTCGGTCGCGACATTGCCCGCTACGCCGTCGGACGCCGAGGAACCTGAAGGGCTTCTCGCGTTCCTTCGCGACCTCGGGCTGCTCATGGGGAGGACCACCCCATGA